A single window of Rubripirellula lacrimiformis DNA harbors:
- a CDS encoding ATP-binding protein encodes MPQSKPFVAGRGMKNELEILLVEDDPDAQANLFDILEMDGHQIRVAGSFGDVRASGLQPDVELVILDRRLPDGNVEDALPELTALLPNAEFIVITGFADIESTIAAFRLGVTDYLLKPVHPDVIRQSVARLARQKHVESELNREQRFANQILDTSEALIVVLDMDGCIVRFNPHFTAITGWTLDDLKGKSYIDHCIPESERDRLRQVFRETATGKHSTGVCNGVLTSDGRIRQFRWSDSTLTDEDGEITSVLAIGIDVTDVVEAQNAAARDHRLAAIGQTVAGLAHESRNALHRINASVEILRLDIPIESESREEVDSIARASSELQLTLEEVRQYAAPIQLHREPVMLHEVWRRVWGYLAKTRGQRDAELIEAPGCCDCLVDVDVMRMEQVFRNLFENSLAACDDPVCIQVDCKCDDQGTVQLDIRDNGPGLCAEQRQKLFEPFYTTKSRGTGLGMSIVQRIIDAHHGDIQVGEPTDRGARFLIRLGKQKAVFASSSWQEAAADA; translated from the coding sequence ATGCCGCAATCCAAACCATTCGTCGCGGGCCGGGGCATGAAGAACGAGTTGGAAATTTTACTCGTCGAAGACGACCCAGACGCCCAAGCCAATTTGTTCGACATCTTGGAAATGGACGGTCACCAAATCCGAGTGGCCGGCAGCTTTGGCGATGTGCGGGCCAGCGGTCTGCAACCCGATGTGGAACTGGTCATCCTGGATCGACGGTTGCCCGATGGGAACGTCGAAGACGCTTTGCCCGAACTGACGGCTTTGTTGCCGAACGCCGAGTTCATTGTGATCACGGGCTTTGCAGACATCGAAAGCACGATTGCAGCTTTCCGGTTAGGCGTCACCGACTATCTGCTGAAACCCGTTCATCCCGATGTCATCCGCCAAAGCGTCGCGAGACTCGCTCGGCAAAAGCACGTCGAAAGCGAACTGAACCGCGAGCAGCGATTCGCCAACCAGATCCTGGATACTTCCGAAGCACTGATCGTGGTGCTGGATATGGACGGTTGCATCGTGCGTTTCAACCCCCACTTCACTGCGATCACGGGTTGGACGCTGGACGATTTGAAGGGCAAAAGCTACATCGATCACTGCATTCCCGAATCGGAACGGGATCGGCTGCGTCAAGTCTTCCGGGAAACAGCAACTGGCAAACATTCGACCGGTGTCTGCAACGGTGTGCTGACGTCCGACGGACGCATACGGCAATTTCGGTGGTCCGATTCAACGCTGACCGACGAAGATGGCGAGATCACTTCGGTGCTTGCCATCGGAATCGATGTCACGGACGTCGTCGAGGCTCAGAACGCCGCGGCAAGAGACCACCGGCTAGCCGCCATCGGTCAAACCGTCGCCGGGTTGGCTCATGAAAGCCGCAACGCGTTGCATCGAATCAATGCCAGCGTGGAGATCCTAAGGCTCGACATTCCCATCGAATCGGAATCTCGCGAGGAGGTGGATTCGATCGCGCGAGCATCCTCTGAATTGCAGCTCACGTTGGAAGAGGTCCGTCAATACGCTGCGCCGATCCAGTTGCACCGTGAACCCGTGATGCTGCACGAAGTTTGGCGACGCGTCTGGGGGTACCTTGCCAAAACACGCGGACAGCGAGATGCCGAGCTGATCGAGGCACCGGGTTGCTGTGATTGTTTGGTGGACGTTGATGTGATGCGGATGGAACAAGTCTTTCGCAATCTGTTCGAAAACTCACTCGCCGCTTGCGATGATCCCGTTTGCATTCAAGTCGACTGTAAATGCGATGATCAGGGAACGGTTCAGTTGGACATTCGCGACAATGGCCCAGGATTGTGCGCCGAGCAACGCCAAAAGTTGTTCGAACCGTTTTATACGACGAAGTCGCGTGGGACTGGCTTAGGAATGTCGATCGTTCAGCGAATCATTGATGCACACCATGGCGATATCCAGGTCGGTGAACCCACCGATCGCGGTGCCCGTTTTTTGATTCGTTTGGGAAAACAAAAAGCGGTCTTCGCAAGCTCAAGTTGGCAGGAAGCGGCAGCCGATGCGTGA
- a CDS encoding BON domain-containing protein — protein MTQTPSSRAEHLVPVSVGRTQPDSLDEKSQAVEAQIRRVGRRGLADVHAKAMDGWIVLQGRVPSYYLKQIAQESVRPLAIGMQIRNQIRVCQ, from the coding sequence ATGACACAAACCCCTTCTAGTCGGGCGGAACATCTGGTCCCGGTTTCGGTCGGCCGCACACAGCCAGATTCGTTGGACGAAAAATCACAGGCCGTCGAAGCTCAGATCCGCCGAGTCGGTCGTCGTGGCTTGGCCGACGTCCATGCCAAGGCGATGGACGGATGGATCGTTTTGCAGGGCCGTGTTCCGTCTTACTACCTGAAACAGATCGCCCAGGAATCGGTGCGGCCGCTGGCGATTGGAATGCAGATTCGAAATCAGATCCGCGTCTGCCAGTAA
- a CDS encoding DUF4404 family protein, whose product MPESLQHTLRQLHEQLKTLDELDPTEREQLETAVQEIQDSLDRFDIKSSDLAKRFHESTEKFSSNYPHLTQTAGQFADMLAQMGI is encoded by the coding sequence ATGCCAGAATCGCTGCAACACACCCTTCGGCAGCTTCACGAACAGTTGAAAACGCTGGACGAACTGGATCCAACGGAGCGAGAACAGCTCGAAACGGCGGTTCAGGAAATTCAAGACAGCCTAGATCGTTTCGACATCAAGTCGTCTGACTTGGCCAAGCGGTTTCATGAGTCGACCGAGAAGTTTTCTAGCAACTACCCGCACCTAACACAGACCGCAGGTCAGTTCGCCGACATGCTCGCGCAGATGGGAATCTGA
- a CDS encoding universal stress protein, whose protein sequence is MKKVILATDGSELAEDAAKFLAHLPHSEQVELIVLTVIPSPHVNPAYPLSDWEFKVVEGEKALANETFHKVEKIFEGANVQLGHVVREGDPGDCIVHFATEQRADLIVMGARGKSAIRRMLLGSTSDFVATHAHCSVLVVRPRSGGDSGSPLRIVIGFQQTGPSQAAVEEFAETHWGQQSEVDVVCVVSSMLDSDDLRGEAQASAQTAVDRLRNSSPRSTARIVESDHVGEGLVVFAEDHQCDLVVVGETHRSFLGRLLIGSVTSFVLRHSPCSVWVTRNRIPEKSPAPTRHG, encoded by the coding sequence ATGAAGAAAGTCATCCTGGCCACAGACGGATCGGAGCTTGCTGAAGATGCCGCCAAATTTTTGGCTCATCTGCCGCATTCCGAACAAGTCGAACTGATCGTGTTGACGGTCATCCCATCGCCACACGTCAATCCTGCCTATCCGTTGTCGGATTGGGAATTCAAGGTTGTCGAAGGCGAGAAGGCGCTTGCCAACGAAACTTTTCACAAGGTCGAAAAGATATTCGAAGGTGCCAACGTCCAACTTGGACACGTCGTGCGGGAAGGGGACCCAGGCGATTGCATCGTCCACTTTGCGACCGAGCAGCGGGCTGACTTGATCGTCATGGGCGCGCGAGGGAAATCGGCGATCCGACGAATGTTGTTGGGAAGCACAAGCGATTTTGTTGCCACACATGCCCATTGCAGCGTGCTGGTCGTTCGCCCCCGCAGCGGTGGCGATTCCGGCAGCCCGCTGCGTATCGTCATTGGTTTCCAACAGACCGGACCATCGCAAGCCGCGGTGGAAGAGTTCGCGGAAACCCATTGGGGCCAACAGTCAGAAGTGGACGTCGTCTGTGTTGTCTCGTCCATGCTTGATTCCGATGATCTGCGTGGCGAAGCCCAAGCGTCCGCGCAAACAGCGGTCGATCGACTTCGCAATTCATCGCCTCGATCCACCGCTCGCATCGTCGAAAGCGACCACGTGGGCGAGGGGTTGGTTGTCTTTGCAGAAGACCACCAATGTGATTTGGTCGTGGTGGGCGAAACGCACCGCAGCTTTCTAGGACGGCTGTTGATTGGCAGCGTGACAAGTTTTGTACTGCGTCACTCGCCTTGCAGCGTTTGGGTCACACGCAATCGAATCCCCGAGAAGTCGCCCGCGCCGACGCGGCACGGGTGA
- a CDS encoding two-component system sensor histidine kinase NtrB, with translation MRDHEQQAVLATVLRTAVDAIVIIDQRGTIESVNPATERLFGYSADEMLDQNVKMLMPSPYQEEHDGYLDRYHKTGERRIIGIGRQVMGKRKDGSTFPLHLAVSEVDVGQRKLFAGIIRDISDLKAVEDELKQLNATLDQRVKDQADQLYQAQCDLQEKERFAMLGRISGGIAHEIRNPLNAMKTSAYYLLNAKSPSQAKVHEHLTRIDRQVTVIDSAVTALSDLARLPEPNATAIDVAAMLDEILCDKKLPDDIEVEQDFPDDLPLALADQKQLPIVFSNLISNARDAMPDGGVLRLSVRSEGQQMLVTVCDSGTGMAPEVLDRISEPFFSTKARGMGLGMAITVAILEKNRCQMQMESAVGKGTTFCIAIPLAGDIA, from the coding sequence ATGCGTGATCACGAACAACAGGCCGTGCTGGCAACGGTTCTAAGAACAGCCGTCGACGCCATCGTCATCATCGACCAGCGCGGGACGATCGAATCGGTCAACCCGGCAACCGAGCGGTTGTTCGGGTATTCCGCCGACGAAATGCTCGACCAGAACGTCAAGATGCTGATGCCGTCGCCGTATCAAGAAGAGCACGACGGGTACCTCGATCGCTATCACAAAACAGGCGAGCGGCGGATCATCGGGATCGGTCGGCAGGTGATGGGCAAGCGAAAAGATGGCAGCACATTTCCGCTGCATCTAGCCGTCAGCGAAGTCGATGTTGGGCAGCGAAAATTGTTTGCGGGCATCATTCGCGACATCAGCGATCTGAAAGCCGTGGAAGACGAACTGAAACAGCTAAACGCGACTCTGGATCAGCGTGTCAAAGATCAGGCCGATCAGCTGTATCAAGCTCAATGTGATCTGCAAGAAAAGGAGCGGTTCGCGATGCTTGGCCGAATCTCGGGCGGCATTGCTCACGAGATCCGTAACCCGTTGAACGCGATGAAGACGTCTGCGTATTACCTGCTGAATGCGAAATCACCCTCGCAAGCCAAGGTCCACGAACATCTGACTCGCATCGATCGGCAAGTCACTGTCATCGACAGTGCAGTGACGGCGCTGTCCGATTTGGCGAGGCTTCCCGAACCCAACGCCACGGCAATCGACGTCGCTGCCATGTTGGACGAAATTCTTTGCGATAAGAAACTGCCTGACGACATTGAGGTCGAACAGGACTTCCCGGATGATCTTCCGCTCGCGTTGGCGGATCAGAAGCAGTTGCCCATTGTGTTCAGCAATCTGATCTCGAATGCCAGGGATGCGATGCCCGACGGCGGCGTCCTTCGATTATCCGTTCGGTCCGAAGGGCAACAAATGTTGGTAACCGTGTGCGACAGCGGAACCGGGATGGCACCCGAAGTTCTCGATCGAATCAGCGAACCATTCTTTTCAACCAAAGCCCGGGGGATGGGATTGGGCATGGCCATCACGGTCGCCATTCTGGAAAAGAACCGTTGCCAAATGCAGATGGAATCCGCTGTTGGCAAGGGCACAACCTTTTGTATCGCGATACCACTTGCCGGAGACATCGCGTGA
- a CDS encoding flavodoxin domain-containing protein: MRAIIIYATCEGQTERIAHRIAKTLTQHGVPTDTFDVARNDVYPLAVESYDAVVLGSSLHFAEHDPRIAWCIGENRQRLTEIPTAFFSVSLGIVSEHYKDRAEVQMLADQFLQEAEFEPSLRACFAGSLRYSKYGWFKKRLMHWIADKSGRQTEMDRDYEFTNWDAVDTFAADFATIVHNTRQTNPPVTNSPNAMMGNTDAGNDQSAAQRHPSMTTQ; the protein is encoded by the coding sequence ATGCGTGCGATTATCATCTACGCCACTTGCGAAGGACAAACCGAACGGATTGCCCATCGGATCGCGAAAACACTGACGCAGCACGGTGTGCCGACGGACACCTTTGACGTCGCGCGGAACGACGTCTACCCGTTGGCAGTCGAATCCTATGATGCGGTGGTGCTGGGATCGTCGCTGCACTTCGCCGAACATGACCCACGGATCGCATGGTGTATCGGCGAAAACCGACAACGACTCACTGAAATCCCGACGGCGTTCTTCTCCGTCAGCCTGGGGATCGTCAGCGAACACTACAAGGATCGCGCCGAAGTCCAAATGCTGGCCGACCAGTTTCTGCAAGAAGCCGAATTCGAGCCTTCACTACGTGCCTGTTTTGCCGGCTCGCTTCGCTATTCCAAATACGGATGGTTCAAGAAACGGCTGATGCACTGGATCGCGGACAAGTCGGGCCGCCAGACCGAAATGGATCGCGACTACGAATTCACCAATTGGGACGCGGTCGATACCTTTGCCGCCGACTTCGCTACGATCGTTCACAACACGCGGCAAACGAATCCACCGGTCACGAATTCGCCAAACGCAATGATGGGCAACACCGATGCCGGGAACGATCAATCCGCGGCGCAGCGGCATCCATCGATGACGACCCAGTAG
- the cls gene encoding cardiolipin synthase has product MIDPLQYLDLDVSPEALLIPAALLFIHSLAVVSAFHSLLHVRTSQAAIAWVVGLVTIPYVTLPLYWMFSRHRFEGYREAIREVGDQHQHSVTAIRRELFTEQADRPTLSASSLSLVASVLETPISAGNEFRLLIDGKAFFDAMLMQIQSAERYVYASFYIIRDDQIGNQFADALIQRARAGVTVRLLYDEVGCLRLSNGYLRRLVDAGVDVHSFNTRQGWVNRFQVNFRNHRKLLVVDGKRAIVGGLNVGDEYLGDVPSMSPWRDTSVEVVGNLTRKIQAVFAGDYYWAARSNLPEADWQWDPDHDVPDPQDVSDAGDTQGLAVACATGPADHRPRAVMMFAAAIGAAKERLWISTPYLVPDDALLVALAMAKSRGVDVRLLIPTVADQWAVYLAGFYYERELAEIGVPVFRYTEGMLHQKCVLVDDSLALIGSTNFDNRSLYLNFELLIAIADRPFVSKVAAMLDQDFDNAKHSNQSGRPLRPWFARAGTAVARLFSPVL; this is encoded by the coding sequence ATGATCGATCCGCTTCAGTATCTTGATCTTGATGTTTCGCCCGAGGCGTTATTGATTCCGGCGGCGCTGCTGTTCATCCACTCGCTAGCGGTGGTTTCGGCCTTCCATTCGTTGCTGCACGTCCGCACTTCACAAGCCGCGATCGCTTGGGTGGTGGGGCTGGTCACCATCCCCTACGTGACGTTGCCACTGTATTGGATGTTTTCTCGCCATCGATTCGAGGGCTATCGAGAGGCGATTCGAGAGGTCGGGGATCAGCATCAACATTCCGTGACGGCGATTCGTCGTGAACTGTTTACCGAGCAGGCCGATCGCCCCACGCTGTCTGCGTCGTCGCTATCACTCGTCGCCAGTGTGCTGGAGACACCGATCAGTGCCGGCAACGAATTTCGTTTGCTGATCGATGGGAAAGCGTTCTTTGATGCGATGTTGATGCAGATTCAGTCGGCGGAACGATACGTTTACGCTTCTTTCTACATCATCCGCGATGACCAGATCGGCAATCAGTTCGCAGACGCGCTGATCCAACGGGCCAGGGCGGGGGTGACGGTTCGGCTGTTGTATGACGAGGTGGGGTGCCTGCGGTTGTCCAACGGTTACCTGCGTCGCCTCGTTGACGCCGGTGTGGATGTGCATTCTTTCAATACTCGCCAAGGGTGGGTGAACCGTTTCCAAGTCAACTTTCGCAATCACCGCAAACTGCTTGTCGTTGACGGCAAACGAGCCATCGTTGGCGGTTTGAACGTGGGCGATGAATATCTTGGCGACGTGCCTTCGATGTCGCCTTGGCGGGACACCAGTGTCGAGGTGGTCGGCAACCTGACTCGAAAAATTCAAGCGGTCTTTGCTGGTGACTACTACTGGGCGGCAAGGTCCAACTTGCCCGAGGCGGATTGGCAGTGGGACCCTGATCACGACGTTCCGGATCCCCAGGATGTATCGGACGCAGGGGACACGCAAGGATTGGCCGTCGCATGTGCAACTGGGCCGGCCGATCATCGCCCGCGGGCGGTGATGATGTTCGCAGCAGCGATCGGCGCGGCAAAGGAACGACTTTGGATCAGCACACCGTACTTGGTCCCGGATGATGCGTTGTTGGTCGCGCTGGCGATGGCCAAGTCACGCGGAGTCGATGTGCGATTGTTGATCCCCACGGTTGCCGATCAATGGGCCGTCTATTTGGCCGGGTTCTATTATGAACGTGAGTTGGCGGAGATCGGCGTCCCGGTATTCCGATATACCGAAGGCATGCTTCACCAGAAATGCGTGCTCGTGGACGACTCGCTGGCGTTGATCGGTTCGACCAACTTTGACAACCGATCCCTCTACCTGAACTTCGAACTGCTGATCGCGATCGCGGATCGCCCATTCGTTTCGAAGGTCGCAGCGATGCTGGATCAAGATTTCGACAATGCGAAGCATAGCAACCAGTCCGGTCGGCCCCTGCGTCCGTGGTTTGCACGTGCTGGAACAGCGGTTGCGCGTCTGTTCAGTCCGGTGTTGTGA
- a CDS encoding BON domain-containing protein: MNALLELERRKDECRLAARGREQRIQQRVRAELSIHQPSALRSVTCRYQRGMLQLRGEVDCDYLKQLAQEYARRVDGVTHVVNSIHVIDPSETVSTTSF; the protein is encoded by the coding sequence ATGAATGCCCTGCTTGAGCTTGAACGCAGAAAAGATGAGTGTCGATTGGCCGCACGTGGCCGCGAACAAAGAATCCAGCAGCGTGTTCGAGCCGAGTTGTCGATCCATCAACCGTCGGCTCTGCGCAGTGTGACCTGCCGATATCAGCGTGGGATGCTGCAACTTCGTGGCGAAGTCGACTGTGACTATCTGAAACAGTTGGCCCAAGAGTACGCTCGCCGTGTGGACGGAGTCACCCACGTCGTCAACAGCATTCACGTCATCGACCCATCGGAAACGGTCTCGACGACATCTTTCTGA
- a CDS encoding response regulator, translating to MNGKRVLIVDDDVDICSNIKDILDDLGYCTDVAYDGPAALRLVRCNPYDVAVLDFSMPGMDGATVHHEMIKLRPEIAAIMVTAHADGDGAQRARDGGIQQLLRKPVDLGELLPLIDQLANSPIVLVVDDDPEFCQTLSQVLRERSYRVCMAHNKEDGVSKAVGANYQVALIDLSLCNGATDGCEVLRQVLQVNPSARTILITGYRDEADQVLDGLRANGLADVCYKPLDLGVLIDMIDRHH from the coding sequence GTGAACGGAAAGCGCGTGTTGATCGTCGATGACGATGTGGATATTTGTTCCAACATCAAGGATATCTTGGATGACTTGGGCTATTGCACCGATGTGGCCTACGATGGTCCGGCGGCACTCCGTTTGGTCCGCTGCAACCCGTACGACGTGGCCGTGTTGGACTTTTCCATGCCCGGCATGGACGGTGCGACGGTGCACCATGAAATGATCAAGCTGCGACCGGAAATCGCTGCCATCATGGTAACCGCCCACGCAGACGGCGACGGTGCCCAACGGGCTCGCGATGGCGGTATCCAGCAGTTGCTTCGTAAACCGGTCGACCTTGGCGAACTGTTGCCGTTGATCGATCAATTAGCGAATTCACCGATCGTTCTGGTCGTCGATGATGATCCGGAGTTCTGTCAAACGCTATCGCAGGTGTTGCGAGAACGATCTTATCGTGTGTGCATGGCGCACAACAAAGAAGACGGCGTCTCGAAGGCTGTTGGTGCGAATTACCAGGTCGCGTTGATTGACCTCAGCCTTTGCAATGGAGCAACCGATGGCTGCGAGGTGCTCCGGCAAGTGTTGCAAGTCAATCCATCGGCACGCACCATCCTGATCACGGGCTATCGTGACGAAGCCGACCAAGTGTTGGACGGATTAAGGGCAAACGGATTGGCCGACGTCTGTTACAAACCACTGGATTTGGGCGTTCTGATCGACATGATCGATCGCCATCACTGA
- a CDS encoding dienelactone hydrolase family protein, translating to MNHHEITTVHRIGPKRLRAVLAVPESAVGLVIFAHGSDSSCVSPRNEHIASRLNQDGIATLLFDFLTGAESSERENSFKPPLLADRLMEVIAWTQQQNALNGLPVGLFGSGTGMAAVIVAAANQPIPLRAIVGRGGRTDLVSRWLEQVTVPTLFIVGELDHSLLIANQIAAHTVKGESRFQVINGASHLFSEAGKLSEVAEIAAEWFVTHLDATAPTSVPPG from the coding sequence ATGAATCACCACGAAATCACCACCGTCCACCGAATCGGACCCAAGCGACTCAGGGCGGTGCTGGCGGTTCCCGAGTCTGCCGTCGGATTGGTTATCTTTGCACATGGCAGCGACAGCAGTTGTGTCAGTCCTCGCAACGAACACATCGCCAGCCGATTGAATCAAGACGGCATTGCGACCCTGCTGTTCGACTTTCTGACAGGGGCAGAGTCCAGTGAACGCGAAAACTCGTTCAAGCCCCCGTTGCTGGCCGATCGTTTGATGGAAGTCATTGCGTGGACTCAGCAACAAAACGCTTTGAATGGGTTGCCGGTGGGCCTGTTCGGGTCGGGCACCGGGATGGCGGCAGTGATCGTGGCGGCGGCCAACCAACCCATCCCATTGCGAGCGATTGTGGGACGCGGCGGGCGGACTGACTTGGTGTCGCGATGGCTGGAACAAGTCACCGTCCCGACATTGTTCATTGTTGGAGAACTGGATCATTCGCTGTTGATCGCCAACCAGATCGCCGCGCATACAGTCAAGGGGGAAAGCCGGTTCCAGGTCATCAACGGTGCCTCGCATCTGTTCTCCGAGGCGGGCAAACTGTCCGAAGTCGCGGAAATCGCAGCCGAATGGTTCGTGACGCACCTCGACGCGACCGCACCAACGTCCGTCCCGCCCGGCTAA
- a CDS encoding sensor histidine kinase, protein MLKKIETFDSYNRQNANSVPKNVWNFSAPMQIWHSLCIRSGNARKRSPMARFNMQTNTNPLRRNRLADLLMQTSPAAIVLTDSRGIIEAMNDVGEQSFGYQETELLGQPIDLIFPGDSSSADASHCACILSQLGDPDPSKILFLGARRKDGSTLPTQVTLHALTTPSGESRLANVIDLTDETQHPAAARRCISNHEKRIQGERLAAVLQMVSGLAHESRNALQRAQSCLDLLQLDLVGKSDLLDLTDRIGDALKDIHRNYEEVKNYAAPITLVRTTVDLGQICQDAFAELIESLGTDVPRLAVQSNNRCQDVKLDADRIRSVLRHLLENAIQASPADSVIEFEFDCTGTSDEGELQIRVRDHGEGLTAEVETRMFEPFFTTKTKGTGLGLAVCRRIVEAHRGSIQAVNHCGGGTQVTIRIPRGRVP, encoded by the coding sequence ATGTTGAAAAAGATTGAAACCTTCGATTCCTACAACCGACAAAATGCGAACAGCGTGCCGAAGAACGTTTGGAATTTCTCGGCACCGATGCAAATCTGGCACTCGCTGTGCATTCGTAGTGGAAACGCAAGGAAGCGTTCACCGATGGCGAGATTCAATATGCAGACAAATACCAACCCATTGCGGCGAAATCGACTGGCTGACTTGCTGATGCAAACATCGCCTGCGGCGATCGTTTTGACCGATTCCCGGGGAATCATCGAGGCCATGAACGATGTCGGCGAGCAGTCGTTTGGCTATCAAGAGACGGAATTGTTGGGGCAGCCGATCGATTTGATTTTCCCAGGCGATTCGTCCAGTGCCGATGCGTCACACTGTGCGTGCATTTTGTCACAACTGGGCGATCCCGACCCCTCGAAGATCCTGTTTCTTGGCGCTCGCCGCAAAGATGGATCGACCTTGCCGACGCAGGTAACGCTGCACGCTTTGACCACCCCCAGCGGGGAATCACGGCTTGCCAATGTGATCGACCTGACCGACGAAACGCAGCACCCCGCGGCGGCTCGTCGCTGTATATCGAATCACGAAAAGCGGATTCAGGGCGAGCGTTTGGCGGCCGTGTTGCAGATGGTGTCCGGCCTGGCGCACGAATCACGCAATGCTCTCCAACGGGCTCAATCCTGCCTAGACCTTTTGCAGTTGGACCTGGTCGGGAAATCGGATCTGTTGGACCTGACGGACCGCATCGGGGATGCATTGAAGGATATTCATCGCAACTACGAAGAAGTCAAAAACTATGCTGCCCCCATCACGCTCGTGCGAACGACCGTGGATCTGGGACAGATTTGCCAAGACGCATTCGCTGAACTGATTGAATCCCTTGGCACCGATGTCCCGCGATTGGCCGTGCAAAGCAACAATCGTTGCCAAGACGTCAAATTGGATGCCGACCGAATTCGCAGTGTTTTGCGTCATCTGTTGGAGAACGCCATTCAGGCCAGTCCAGCTGATAGCGTGATCGAATTTGAATTCGACTGCACCGGTACCAGCGACGAGGGGGAACTTCAGATCCGTGTACGGGATCACGGCGAAGGCCTGACCGCCGAAGTGGAGACCCGCATGTTCGAGCCATTCTTCACCACCAAAACGAAGGGCACCGGTCTAGGGCTGGCCGTCTGCCGCCGAATCGTCGAGGCACACCGCGGAAGCATCCAAGCGGTCAACCACTGCGGCGGCGGCACGCAGGTGACCATCCGGATCCCACGCGGTCGCGTCCCCTAG